The Caproicibacterium lactatifermentans genome contains a region encoding:
- a CDS encoding DHH family phosphoesterase, translating into MKKKIWAASPVFFVLSGAMLVMAFLSLRYSHTVFVIELCISGVSVAVTALSVLKFKNYVAVSIAAAKQVLTAEDEQAMETFTMPVVLVGQAGDIIWVNQAFLKKVSSQHEVRGENIDRIIYPNALSQITAASGTNVTVDSRQYSVFGTQVKNESILYFVDDTYYKEVNREYTESRPVVCLALFDNREELARDSASSEDSRIAADVEDVLFRWAQSMGGFSKRLSGGRYLIMTDERHVREALDHRFAILDKVREIKTSDNRSATISMGVARGAASLQEAEEWSRKALDMALGRGGDQVALKQKDESYEFFGGLSKGVEKHDKVRTRVIAATLSDHIRQSDCVLIMGHKFGDLDCVGAAVGMWSAATNALHRQARVVLDRSQCMARSLVDHIEQAGETNIFVSPEEALPMLTSHSLLVVVDTHNPDVVESPELLEKAQRVVVIDHHRMMVKHIENALVFYHEPYASSASELVAELVQYIGDTALSRTDAEALLAGIMLDTKNFVMKTGVRTFEAAAYLRRRGADTVVVKSLFADNIEVYKAKYRIVSSAQIHNGCAIAYVEKEFPDIRLSCAQAADELLSIQGVKASFVIFPSGGTVNVSARSLGDVNVQLIMEQMGGGGHLSMAGAQVTGMTVQQVCEKLLEELATGIGQPQIKDSAGTAN; encoded by the coding sequence GTGAAAAAGAAAATCTGGGCTGCCTCACCGGTCTTTTTTGTCTTGTCCGGCGCTATGCTGGTGATGGCTTTCCTTTCTCTGCGGTATAGCCATACTGTCTTTGTTATAGAACTGTGCATTTCCGGAGTGTCCGTTGCAGTGACGGCTTTGTCAGTGCTGAAATTTAAAAATTATGTTGCGGTGTCTATTGCTGCGGCCAAACAGGTGCTGACGGCCGAGGACGAACAGGCAATGGAGACGTTTACCATGCCGGTTGTCCTGGTGGGGCAGGCCGGGGATATCATCTGGGTAAATCAGGCATTTTTAAAAAAGGTTTCTTCCCAGCATGAGGTGCGCGGCGAGAATATCGACCGCATCATCTATCCGAATGCGCTGAGCCAGATCACCGCGGCTTCCGGCACAAATGTCACGGTGGACAGCCGCCAGTATTCGGTCTTTGGCACGCAGGTTAAAAATGAAAGTATCCTTTATTTTGTAGACGATACGTACTACAAAGAAGTAAACCGTGAATATACGGAAAGCCGCCCGGTCGTTTGTCTGGCTTTGTTTGACAACCGGGAAGAGCTGGCGCGTGACTCTGCCAGCAGCGAGGACAGCCGCATTGCCGCGGATGTGGAAGATGTGCTGTTCCGCTGGGCACAGTCCATGGGCGGCTTTTCCAAGCGCTTGTCCGGTGGGCGCTACCTGATTATGACAGATGAGCGCCATGTGCGGGAGGCGCTGGACCACCGCTTTGCGATACTGGATAAGGTGCGCGAGATTAAGACCAGCGACAACCGCAGTGCCACCATTTCCATGGGTGTTGCGCGGGGGGCTGCCTCCCTGCAGGAAGCGGAGGAGTGGTCCCGCAAGGCACTGGATATGGCACTGGGACGCGGCGGTGACCAGGTAGCCCTGAAGCAGAAAGATGAGTCCTATGAATTTTTCGGCGGTCTGTCCAAAGGCGTGGAAAAGCACGATAAGGTGCGGACGCGTGTCATCGCGGCGACGCTGTCTGACCATATCCGTCAAAGCGACTGTGTCCTGATTATGGGGCACAAGTTCGGCGATTTGGACTGTGTGGGTGCCGCGGTCGGCATGTGGAGTGCCGCAACCAATGCCCTGCACCGTCAGGCAAGGGTTGTATTGGACCGCAGTCAGTGCATGGCACGATCTTTGGTGGACCATATTGAGCAGGCGGGCGAGACGAATATCTTTGTTTCACCGGAAGAGGCACTACCCATGCTGACTTCTCACTCACTGCTGGTGGTGGTGGACACCCATAATCCGGATGTAGTGGAAAGTCCGGAACTGCTGGAAAAAGCACAGCGCGTGGTGGTAATTGACCACCACCGCATGATGGTAAAGCATATTGAAAATGCGCTGGTCTTCTATCATGAGCCGTACGCAAGTTCGGCGTCGGAGCTGGTAGCGGAACTGGTGCAGTACATAGGGGATACCGCTTTGTCCCGCACAGATGCCGAGGCCCTGTTGGCAGGCATTATGCTGGATACCAAAAACTTCGTCATGAAAACCGGCGTGCGTACCTTTGAGGCGGCCGCTTATTTACGGCGCCGCGGTGCGGATACCGTGGTGGTGAAGAGCCTTTTTGCCGATAATATTGAAGTATATAAAGCAAAATACAGGATTGTTTCCAGTGCGCAGATTCATAACGGCTGTGCCATTGCTTATGTAGAAAAAGAGTTTCCGGACATTCGCCTAAGCTGTGCGCAGGCTGCCGATGAACTATTGTCGATTCAGGGCGTAAAGGCTTCCTTTGTTATTTTTCCGTCCGGCGGCACTGTGAATGTTTCTGCACGCAGCTTGGGGGATGTGAACGTACAGCTGATTATGGAGCAGATGGGCGGCGGCGGCCACCTGTCGATGGCGGGTGCACAGGTTACCGGCATGACTGTACAGCAGGTATGTGAAAAACTGCTGGAGGAGCTGGCAACCGGCATAGGACAGCCGCAGATAAAGGACAGCGCCGGAACAGCTAATTAG
- the rnhA gene encoding ribonuclease HI, producing the protein MKHLDIFTDGACSGNPGPGGWGAVLRYKAAEKELCGGETETTNNRMELTAVIKALACLKEPCEVTLTTDSRYVCDAVSKGWLRSWQRRGWKKADGKPALNRDLWQQLLPQLERHKVTFVWVKGHAGHPENERCDRLAVSQWMQIKNG; encoded by the coding sequence ATGAAACATTTGGATATTTTTACGGACGGCGCGTGTTCCGGCAACCCCGGTCCTGGTGGGTGGGGTGCCGTGCTGCGCTATAAAGCTGCCGAAAAGGAACTGTGCGGCGGTGAAACGGAAACGACCAACAACCGCATGGAACTGACCGCCGTCATTAAGGCTCTCGCCTGCCTGAAGGAGCCCTGCGAAGTGACGCTGACCACAGACAGCCGCTATGTATGTGACGCGGTCAGCAAAGGCTGGCTGCGTTCGTGGCAGCGCCGCGGCTGGAAAAAAGCGGACGGCAAACCTGCCCTCAACCGCGACCTATGGCAGCAGCTGCTGCCGCAGCTGGAACGCCACAAAGTTACATTCGTCTGGGTGAAAGGCCACGCCGGCCACCCGGAAAATGAGCGCTGCGACAGGCTTGCTGTTTCGCAGTGGATGCAGATTAAGAATGGATGA
- the rplI gene encoding 50S ribosomal protein L9, with product MKVVLLQDVRSLGKKGELVNASDGYARNYLLPRSLAKEANAQAMNELKNAEASRAYKTKMEIAAAKAAAAKLEGKSVNMTAKAGKGGKLFGSVTPREIAAAIRQQFGVQVDKRKITLDMEIKAFGTFHCDVKLYNGISAKVSIVVTEA from the coding sequence ATGAAAGTCGTATTATTGCAGGACGTAAGGTCATTGGGGAAAAAGGGAGAGCTTGTCAATGCAAGCGACGGCTATGCACGCAACTACCTTCTGCCGCGCAGCCTTGCAAAAGAGGCAAACGCACAGGCAATGAATGAGCTGAAAAATGCGGAAGCCTCCCGCGCCTATAAAACAAAGATGGAGATAGCCGCCGCAAAGGCAGCTGCAGCCAAACTGGAGGGCAAAAGCGTCAATATGACAGCAAAGGCCGGCAAGGGCGGCAAACTGTTCGGTTCTGTTACACCGCGGGAAATTGCTGCGGCCATTCGGCAGCAGTTCGGCGTACAGGTCGACAAACGCAAAATCACGCTGGATATGGAAATCAAAGCATTCGGTACGTTCCATTGTGATGTAAAACTGTACAATGGCATCTCCGCTAAAGTATCCATTGTGGTAACGGAAGCCTGA
- a CDS encoding ribonuclease J, with amino-acid sequence MSDEKKEKNLIPDTAQAETAFQEEQPRRKPADQVIGGESVLLPEPAPQPEQKQPAPKAENEPRRRPRRPHRPPQPKQPVASAAAPQAEHEPRRRPRRPRGKSGASSKPVIRMAFLGGLNEVGKNITLVECQGDMFLLDCGMAFPDDDMLGVDLVLPDFTLVEKYADRIQGIVLTHGHEDHIGGLPYLLKKVNLPLYGTPLTLGLVKGKLKEHGLLNKVKMNVVHPGDTIRFGCMAVELIHVNHSIPDAVGLAIHSPAGTVVHTGDFKIDCTPEWGEMIDLGRFAQLGKEGVLALLSDSTNAERPGFTKTEQMIANSFEAMFQRAEHKRIIIATFASNVSRVQQIIDCAVKYDRKVALSGRSMVNVMSIGVEMGYLHVPDGVMIDIDLIKKYPKDKIVLITTGSQGEPMSALSRMAYADHRKVEVGPDDFIIISARPIPGNEKSVGNVIDELMKRGCEVEYGSMYEVHVSGHACQEELKLMQGIVKPKYFIPVHGEQKMLHQHAALAYSMGMNRQNVCIADIGDVIELSEDHMRHLPKAVPAGNVLVDGLGVGDVGSIVLRDRKHLAEDGLIVVVCTIASETGHVVSGPDVVSRGFVYVRESERLMDDAKDLVYTVLEQCADNGIHDWGTLKTNIKDSLSHLLYDRTRRSPMILPIIMEV; translated from the coding sequence GTGTCAGACGAAAAAAAAGAAAAGAATTTGATACCGGATACGGCACAGGCGGAAACTGCTTTTCAGGAGGAACAGCCGCGCAGGAAACCAGCCGATCAGGTGATTGGCGGCGAAAGTGTACTGCTGCCAGAACCGGCACCGCAGCCGGAACAGAAACAGCCGGCACCGAAAGCGGAGAATGAGCCGCGCCGCCGTCCGCGCCGCCCGCACCGTCCGCCGCAGCCAAAACAGCCGGTGGCTTCCGCTGCGGCACCGCAGGCGGAGCATGAGCCACGCCGCCGTCCGCGCCGTCCGCGCGGAAAAAGCGGTGCTTCCAGTAAGCCGGTCATTCGTATGGCCTTTTTGGGCGGTCTAAACGAAGTCGGCAAGAATATCACGCTGGTTGAGTGCCAAGGCGATATGTTCCTGCTGGACTGCGGCATGGCTTTTCCGGATGACGATATGCTGGGTGTGGATTTGGTCCTGCCGGACTTTACGCTGGTCGAAAAATATGCGGACCGTATTCAGGGCATTGTGCTGACGCATGGTCATGAGGACCACATCGGCGGGTTGCCGTATCTGCTGAAAAAAGTGAATCTGCCGCTGTACGGCACGCCGCTGACGCTGGGCCTTGTCAAGGGAAAACTCAAGGAACACGGTTTGCTGAATAAAGTAAAAATGAACGTTGTGCACCCCGGCGATACTATCCGCTTTGGCTGCATGGCAGTGGAACTTATCCATGTCAACCACTCCATTCCGGACGCCGTGGGTCTTGCCATTCATTCCCCGGCAGGCACCGTTGTGCATACCGGTGACTTTAAGATTGACTGTACGCCAGAGTGGGGTGAAATGATTGACCTGGGCCGTTTTGCACAGTTGGGCAAAGAGGGCGTGCTGGCACTGCTGTCCGACTCAACCAACGCGGAACGCCCCGGCTTTACCAAAACGGAACAGATGATTGCCAATTCCTTTGAGGCCATGTTCCAGCGTGCGGAGCATAAACGTATTATCATTGCGACTTTTGCCAGCAATGTCAGCCGTGTGCAGCAGATTATAGACTGTGCGGTCAAGTATGACCGCAAGGTCGCGCTTTCCGGGCGCAGCATGGTGAACGTGATGTCCATCGGTGTGGAAATGGGCTATCTGCATGTGCCGGACGGTGTCATGATTGATATTGACCTGATTAAAAAATACCCGAAGGATAAAATCGTCCTTATTACAACAGGCAGCCAGGGTGAGCCAATGAGTGCCCTGTCCCGCATGGCCTACGCTGACCACCGCAAGGTGGAGGTCGGTCCGGACGACTTCATCATCATTTCCGCACGGCCGATTCCCGGCAACGAAAAGAGCGTCGGCAATGTCATTGATGAGCTGATGAAACGCGGCTGTGAAGTAGAGTATGGCTCCATGTACGAAGTACACGTTTCCGGACACGCCTGTCAGGAAGAGCTGAAACTGATGCAGGGCATTGTCAAGCCGAAGTACTTTATTCCAGTGCACGGTGAGCAGAAAATGCTGCACCAGCACGCGGCGCTGGCCTATTCCATGGGCATGAACCGCCAGAATGTCTGCATTGCAGATATCGGTGACGTCATTGAGCTGTCAGAGGACCATATGCGGCATCTGCCGAAGGCCGTTCCAGCAGGCAACGTGCTGGTGGATGGTCTTGGTGTCGGCGATGTCGGCAGCATTGTTCTGCGTGACCGCAAACATCTGGCGGAGGACGGCCTGATTGTTGTGGTGTGCACGATTGCTTCCGAAACAGGCCATGTCGTTTCCGGGCCGGACGTTGTTTCCCGGGGCTTTGTGTATGTGCGGGAAAGTGAACGGCTGATGGACGACGCCAAAGATTTGGTCTATACTGTGCTGGAGCAGTGTGCCGATAACGGTATTCATGACTGGGGTACGCTGAAGACTAATATCAAGGATTCCTTGTCCCACTTGCTGTATGACCGCACACGCCGCAGCCCCATGATTCTGCCAATTATTATGGAAGTGTAA